GGTGCGGCGCACCTCCTCCTCCAGGAAGGTTTGCATCAGCGCCCAGGGAGCCGTTTTTGTGCGCCGGATCCTGCCCCCCCGGCGCCGTGCCATTTCCTCTACGGCATCAGAGGCTGTCACAGGCAAGGCAAGGGTCGCCTGTTCGTTCCCGCTCAAAACGATCAGGGAAATCAGTGAAGTAAAGAGATCCTCCCGGACAATGCACCCCTTCTCGTCGACAAGGACAAGTTCTTCGCCGCCCGTATCAAGGACGGCGCCGAAATTCGCCCGCTGCTCCTTCACCACATCCCCAAACTGCTCGGCTGTCTTCAGCATTTCGGCAAAGGTCTGGGGGTATTTCCGCGGCGCCGCAAAGGTAACGAGCTCGCACCCCAAAGCCTCCAAGAGGGGAGGAAGCAGGGCGCCCAGCCGCTCGGGATCGTAGTCAACAACAATCCTGATCCGCGCCCGCCTGCAGAGGTCGCGGTCTAAATACTCCAGCAGGTGGTTGAGGTAGGAACGGCTCACATCAGGCACATATTCGGCAGGGGCAATCCTGGCAAGGGGAACGAAGCGGTATTCCTCCCTGCTCAGCATTCCTTCCACCTTGCGCTGCTCGCTGCGAGCATAGTCCGCCCCCTGCCCGTTAAGAAAACGAAGGCAGACCTTTTCTCCCCCCTGGTGGCAGATGTGGACCCCTCCCTGCAGCTGGAGGGCGCGTACTCCGTAGCGGTGCACCGGGAGGGTGAGGCTTCCGAAGTCAACGACACCGACTCCGGTGGACATTAAACCAGCAAGCACCGCGTTCTTCACCATTTGGGTTCCCGGACTGCCGTCTGTACCTAAAGAAAGCCGGGCCGGCAAACTTACCACAGAACCCAGGGCGGCCCCCAGACGGGCCGCGAGTTCGGGGCCGACTTCTGTGTTGAGATCCCCGCTGATCCCGCGCGAGCCGAAAACACAGGGCCGGGCATGATTCCCCCAAACCAGGCTGGAGCGGAGGCGCGTCCCTTTTTCAAGCCATTTCTCCGGCCAGATCTTGACCCCTGGTTTAAGCACACTCCTCTCGCCCACTACCGTCCGGTCTCCGACTGCAGAACCCTCCAGCAGAACGGCCCCCATTTTCACCCGTGCCCCAGTCCCCACAACGGCCCCTCGCAGCTCACAACCCTCCCCCAGCCAGGCGCAATCCCAAACCACGCTTCTCTTCAGAGAGGCACCCTTCCCTATCCGAACCTCCCGGCCCAACACGGCAAGAGGCCCGATCTGAGCGGCGGGACCGATTACACACCGCTCTCCAATATATACGGGAGGAGTGATTTGGGCTTTGGGATCGATTTCTGCTTCCCCTTCAACCCAAACACCAGGTGCAACCTCTGTTGCGGGTATTGGAAGTCGCGTTTTTCCTTCCAGCAGGTCGTAGTGCGCCTGGAGATAGGCCTCGATGTTGCCGACGTCGCACCAGTAGCCCCTCGTTGCGAAGGCATATAAGGGCTTTCCCGCGGCCAGTAAGCAGGGGTAGAGATCCTTAGAAAAATCCACCATTTTCCCCGGTTCGATAAATTCCAGAATTTCCGGCTCCAGAATGTAAATCCCGGTATTAACGGTATCGCTGAAAACCTCCCCCCACCCCGGCTTTTCCAAAAAGCGGGTGATTTTTCCCTCTTTGTTGGTCACGACAACCCCATACTCCAGCGGGCAGGCCACCCTCGTGAGAACCAGGGTGGCGAGGGCCCCTTTTTCCCTGTGGAAGTTCATCGCCTCTTGCAGGTCGCAGTCGGTGAGGGCATCCCCGCTGATCACGATAAACGTTTCATCTAAAAAGGACGCAGCGTTTTTCACGCTTCCTGCCGTTCCGAGGGGAGCCTCCTCGATGAAGTACCTGAATCTCACGCCAAACTCCTCTCCGGCACCGAAATAGTTTTGGATTTCCTCCGGCAGGTACTGCAGGGTTACCGCAACTTCGTGAATTCTGCACTTGCGCAGCAGACTGACGATATGCTCCATGCACGGGCGGTTTAAAACCGGCACCATCGGCTTCGGCCGCTCGCAGGTGAGGGGCCGGAGGCGGGAACCTTCGCCTCCCGCCATGATCACCGCCTTCATTCAACATCTCCCCCTTGATGCAGAACTTGCCTGGCTTTCGTAGGCCTCCCGGATCAGATACCCCGGCACGGCATACCTCCCGGTGCTGGTAATCTCCTCCCGGATCTCCTTCAACTTATTGATTCCTGCAAGCCGGGAATCGGTTTTCCAGGCGCTTGCCTCATAGTCGTCTTTGA
This Bacillota bacterium DNA region includes the following protein-coding sequences:
- a CDS encoding NTP transferase domain-containing protein, with the translated sequence MKAVIMAGGEGSRLRPLTCERPKPMVPVLNRPCMEHIVSLLRKCRIHEVAVTLQYLPEEIQNYFGAGEEFGVRFRYFIEEAPLGTAGSVKNAASFLDETFIVISGDALTDCDLQEAMNFHREKGALATLVLTRVACPLEYGVVVTNKEGKITRFLEKPGWGEVFSDTVNTGIYILEPEILEFIEPGKMVDFSKDLYPCLLAAGKPLYAFATRGYWCDVGNIEAYLQAHYDLLEGKTRLPIPATEVAPGVWVEGEAEIDPKAQITPPVYIGERCVIGPAAQIGPLAVLGREVRIGKGASLKRSVVWDCAWLGEGCELRGAVVGTGARVKMGAVLLEGSAVGDRTVVGERSVLKPGVKIWPEKWLEKGTRLRSSLVWGNHARPCVFGSRGISGDLNTEVGPELAARLGAALGSVVSLPARLSLGTDGSPGTQMVKNAVLAGLMSTGVGVVDFGSLTLPVHRYGVRALQLQGGVHICHQGGEKVCLRFLNGQGADYARSEQRKVEGMLSREEYRFVPLARIAPAEYVPDVSRSYLNHLLEYLDRDLCRRARIRIVVDYDPERLGALLPPLLEALGCELVTFAAPRKYPQTFAEMLKTAEQFGDVVKEQRANFGAVLDTGGEELVLVDEKGCIVREDLFTSLISLIVLSGNEQATLALPVTASDAVEEMARRRGGRIRRTKTAPWALMQTFLEEEVRRTQERRPQFLLYGDALATLAVIAEFLAEKRRPLSQILGEIPAFATARRDVEVSWEDKGKVLRTLAEEAGEGEVEMLDGIKMHHPKGWALILPDADEPRCRIYSEAFSQEIADSLTEMYARKIEEICRPPVPDSFPK